In Telopea speciosissima isolate NSW1024214 ecotype Mountain lineage unplaced genomic scaffold, Tspe_v1 Tspe_v1.0486, whole genome shotgun sequence, one genomic interval encodes:
- the LOC122648125 gene encoding ATP-dependent Clp protease proteolytic subunit-related protein 3, chloroplastic-like yields MATSLQVTWASSLSPSSSSALKRGSGKSFCSTNSKSAATIPMPPLNPRDPFLKKLASVAASSPDSLLSRPSDSDTPPFLDVFDSPKLMATPAQVERSVSYNEHRPRKPPPDLPSLLLNGRIVYIGMPVSVLTFDFTCRA; encoded by the exons aTGGCTACATCTCTGCAAGTAACGTGGGCTTCATCCCTTTCACCTTCTTCGTCTTCGGCTTTGAAAAGAGGGAGCGGCAAGAGTTTTTGCAGCACTAACAGCAAAAGTGCTGCTACGATTCCGATGCCTCCTTTGAACCCTCGAGACCCCTTTTTGAAGAAACTGGCTTCAGTGGCTGCGTCTTCTCCAGATTCTCTACTTTCTCGACCTTCGGATTCAGATACTCCTCCATTTCTCGACGTTTTCGATTCTCCCAAGCTCATGGCAACTCCTGCTCAA GTGGAACGATCTGTTTCTTACAATGAACACAGGCCAAGGAAGCCTCCACCAGATTTGCCGTCCTTGCTTCTTAATGGGAGGATTGTGTACATTGGCATGCCTGTAAGTGTTTTAACTTTTGATTTTACTTGTAGAGCTTAA
- the LOC122648124 gene encoding stress-related protein — protein sequence MAEADVQRQPELSQDGEERLKYLDFVQVATLNIFTCFSTLYEYAKESSGPLKPGVRTVEGTVKTVISPVYEKLHDVPFELLKFVDRKVDESVSELERHVPSLIKDVSSHAFLAAQKAPEVARAVASEVQRAGVVDTATDIAKTAYIKCEPTAKDLYAKYEPVAERYAVMAWRSLNRLPLFPQVAQIVVPTAAYWSEKYNYAVYCAGERGYTVSLFLPFIPVERIAKVFGETKEDKTGPTLLPIEVEASVVDQ from the exons TCTCAAGATGGTGAGGAGAGGCTCAAGTATCTGGACTTCGTGCAAGTCGCAACACTTAACATCTTCACTTGTTTTTCGACTCTTTACGAGTACGCAAAGGAGAGCTCCGGTCCTCTGAAACCTGGCGTTCGAACTGTTGAAGGCACCGTCAAGACCGTCATCAGCCCTGTATACGAGAAACTCCATGACGTCCCCTTCGAACTCCTCAAATTCGTCGATCGCAAG GTGGATGAATCTGTAAGCGAACTAGAACGCCACGTACCATCTCTGATAAAGGACGTGTCGAGCCACGCCTTCTTGGCAGCTCAAAAGGCTCCGGAGGTGGCTCGAGCCGTGGCTTCTGAAGTCCAGCGTGCTGGCGTAGTGGACACTGCCACAGATATAGCAAAAACAGCGTACATCAAGTGCGAGCCCACCGCCAAAGATTTATACGCCAAGTACGAGCCGGTGGCCGAGCGATATGCCGTGATGGCTTGGCGTTCGCTTAACCGGCTCCCTCTATTTCCTCAAGTGGCTCAGATTGTGGTCCCCACCGCAGCTTATTGGTCAGAGAAGTATAATTATGCTGTATATTGTGCAGGTGAGAGAGGATACACCGTATCATTGTTTCTACCGTTTATTCCTGTGGAAAGGATAGCTAAGGTGTTCGGAGAAACCAAGGAAGATAAAACTGGGCCCACCCTTCTTCCAATTGAGGTAGAGGCTTCGGTCGTAGATCAATGA